A window of the Vibrio pomeroyi genome harbors these coding sequences:
- the nagC gene encoding DNA-binding transcriptional regulator NagC, giving the protein MNGGQIGNVDLVKQLNSAAVYRLIDQQGPISRIQVADVSQLAPASVTKITRQLLERGLIKEVAQQASTGGRRAISLTTEVEPFHSVAVRLGRDYIQISLHDLGGRELAFQQQDLNYSDQSDLTQGLVNNLKAFIAEHQPKIDQLIAIGVTLPGLVNPTTGVVEYMPNTDIDNLALSDIIRDTFHVACFVGNDVRGMALAEHYFGASKDSQDSILVSVHRGTGAGIIVNGQVFLGHNRNVGEIGHIQIDPLGEQCQCGNFGCLETVAANPAIVERVQKLIKQGYESSLTELDRITIQDVCDHAINGDELAKQSLVRVGNQLGKAIAMTINLFNPQKVIIAGDITKAQEIVFPAIKRNVENQSLTTFHSGLPIVASQIDKHPTMGAFAMIKRAMLNGVLLQKLLED; this is encoded by the coding sequence ATGAATGGCGGACAAATAGGTAACGTAGACTTAGTTAAACAACTAAACAGTGCGGCGGTATACCGACTAATAGACCAACAAGGGCCTATCAGTCGTATACAAGTGGCTGATGTAAGCCAACTCGCACCGGCAAGTGTTACAAAAATTACCCGCCAACTTTTAGAGCGCGGCCTAATCAAAGAGGTTGCGCAGCAAGCGTCTACTGGCGGTAGACGCGCTATCTCCCTAACCACAGAAGTGGAACCTTTTCATTCTGTCGCAGTGCGCTTAGGCCGAGACTATATTCAAATAAGCCTTCATGACCTTGGCGGTCGTGAACTGGCTTTCCAACAGCAAGACCTGAATTATTCAGACCAATCAGACCTTACCCAAGGCTTGGTTAATAATTTGAAGGCTTTCATTGCTGAGCACCAACCAAAGATCGATCAGCTGATTGCTATTGGCGTTACTCTTCCAGGCTTGGTTAACCCAACGACTGGTGTTGTTGAGTACATGCCAAACACAGACATCGATAACCTAGCTTTAAGCGACATTATTCGCGACACATTCCATGTCGCTTGTTTTGTGGGTAACGATGTTCGCGGAATGGCGCTTGCTGAACACTACTTCGGCGCAAGTAAAGACAGCCAAGACTCTATTTTAGTGAGTGTTCACCGTGGTACCGGCGCAGGTATTATCGTGAATGGTCAGGTTTTCTTAGGTCACAACCGCAACGTAGGTGAGATTGGTCACATCCAAATCGATCCGCTAGGCGAGCAATGCCAATGCGGTAACTTCGGTTGTCTTGAAACCGTAGCAGCAAACCCGGCTATCGTTGAACGAGTTCAAAAGTTGATTAAACAAGGCTATGAGTCTTCTTTAACAGAGCTTGACCGTATTACGATTCAAGATGTGTGTGACCATGCAATCAATGGTGACGAACTGGCGAAACAAAGCTTAGTTCGAGTAGGAAACCAATTAGGTAAGGCGATCGCTATGACGATTAACTTATTTAACCCTCAAAAAGTTATCATCGCGGGTGATATTACGAAGGCACAAGAGATTGTTTTCCCTGCAATTAAGCGCAATGTAGAGAATCAGTCGTTAACGACTTTCCATAGCGGCCTGCCTATTGTAGCATCACAGATCGATAAACATCCTACGATGGGAGCTTTTGCCATGATTAAGCGCGCCATGCTCAACGGTGTGTTGCTGCAGAAGCTTCTCGAAGATTAA
- the nagE gene encoding N-acetylglucosamine-specific PTS transporter subunit IIBC encodes MLPIATLPIAALLLRLGQGDLLDIPFMAQAGGAIFGNLPLLFGLGIAIGLSKDGNGAAGLAGAVAYFVLTATATTINADVNMSFFGGIFAGIIAGHSYNAFHATRLPEWLAFFAGKRLVPIMAGLFALVAGAVSGVVWPGVQSGLDALAHAVSTSGAIGQFVYGTLNRALIPVGLHHVLNSYFWFGMGTCQEIIVAGQGAFANITQLCVDPSLAKTLVVGQEHTFTFANSVTPEITTVVKEVTETVKSGDLHRFFGGDKGAGVFMNGFFPVMMFGLPGAALAMYLAAPAEKRSQVGGALFSVAFCSFLTGITEPLEFMFVFLAPALYAMHAVFTGLSLVVANMFGTLHGFGFSAGLIDFVLNWGLATKPFVLLLIGLGFGALYFFTFSFAIRAFNLKSPGREDDDEAAAAPAGEAPKGDLARQYLKALGGHDNLTSIDACITRLRLTLKDRSVADEVVLKKLGAKGVVKLGENNLQVILGPLAEIVAGEMKAIGAGEDLSDVKLP; translated from the coding sequence ATGCTACCTATCGCAACGCTTCCGATTGCGGCGCTTCTATTACGTTTAGGTCAAGGCGATCTACTTGATATTCCATTTATGGCGCAAGCTGGTGGTGCTATCTTCGGTAACCTACCATTGCTATTTGGTCTAGGTATCGCGATTGGTCTTTCTAAAGACGGTAACGGCGCAGCAGGTCTTGCTGGTGCAGTTGCTTACTTCGTATTAACAGCTACAGCAACGACAATTAACGCAGACGTTAACATGTCATTCTTCGGCGGTATCTTCGCAGGTATCATCGCAGGTCACTCTTACAACGCTTTCCACGCTACACGCCTTCCTGAGTGGCTGGCATTCTTCGCGGGTAAACGTTTAGTACCTATCATGGCCGGTCTATTTGCACTTGTTGCAGGTGCTGTGTCTGGTGTGGTTTGGCCTGGTGTTCAATCTGGTCTAGACGCACTGGCTCACGCAGTATCAACGTCTGGCGCTATCGGTCAATTCGTTTACGGTACTCTTAACCGTGCACTTATCCCTGTAGGTCTACACCACGTATTGAACTCATACTTCTGGTTCGGTATGGGTACATGTCAAGAAATCATCGTTGCTGGTCAAGGCGCATTCGCTAACATCACTCAACTTTGTGTTGACCCATCACTAGCTAAAACTCTAGTTGTTGGTCAAGAGCACACATTCACATTCGCTAACTCTGTAACTCCAGAAATTACTACTGTAGTTAAAGAAGTGACTGAAACTGTTAAATCTGGCGACCTACACCGTTTCTTCGGTGGCGATAAAGGCGCTGGCGTATTCATGAACGGTTTCTTCCCAGTAATGATGTTCGGTCTACCAGGTGCTGCACTTGCAATGTACCTAGCAGCTCCTGCTGAAAAACGCAGCCAAGTTGGTGGCGCACTATTCTCAGTAGCATTCTGTTCATTCCTAACAGGTATCACAGAGCCGCTAGAATTCATGTTCGTATTCCTAGCTCCTGCTCTATACGCAATGCACGCTGTATTCACTGGTCTGTCTCTAGTTGTTGCTAACATGTTTGGTACTCTGCACGGTTTCGGTTTCTCTGCTGGTCTAATCGACTTCGTATTGAACTGGGGTCTAGCAACTAAACCATTCGTACTACTACTAATCGGTCTAGGCTTCGGTGCTCTATACTTCTTCACTTTCTCTTTCGCAATCCGCGCTTTCAACCTGAAATCGCCAGGTCGTGAAGATGATGACGAAGCTGCTGCAGCTCCTGCTGGTGAAGCTCCAAAAGGCGACCTTGCACGTCAATACCTGAAAGCTCTAGGTGGTCACGACAACCTAACTTCAATCGACGCTTGTATCACTCGTCTACGTCTAACTCTTAAAGACCGCTCTGTTGCAGATGAAGTTGTTCTTAAGAAACTAGGTGCTAAAGGTGTGGTTAAACTAGGTGAAAACAACCTACAGGTTATCCTAGGCCCACTAGCTGAAATCGTAGCTGGCGAAATGAAAGCTATCGGTGCAGGTGAAGACCTATCTGATGTAAAACTTCCATAG
- the nagA gene encoding N-acetylglucosamine-6-phosphate deacetylase: protein MYALSNCKIYTGSDVLTDHAVVIENELIKKVCPISELPEGIEVRNLDGANLSPGFIDLQLNGCGGVMLNDEITANTMQIMHKANLKSGCTSFLPTLITSSDEDMRAVITAAREYHNQYQNQSLGLHLEGPYLNVAKKGIHSVDHIRKSDNEMIELICENSDLVAKVTLAPELNDPEHIERLQKAGVVVSIGHTNATYAEARQGFESGITFATHLFNAMTPMVGREPGVVGAIYDTPEVYAGIIADGFHVDYANIRIAHKIKGEKLVLVTDATAPAGADMEYFIFVGKKVYYRDGKCVDENGTLGGSALTMIEAVQNTVEHAGIALDEALRMATLYPATAIGVESKLGRIKKGMVANLAVFDRDFNVKATVVNGQYEHN from the coding sequence ATGTACGCGCTAAGTAACTGTAAAATTTACACTGGTAGTGATGTTCTGACCGATCATGCTGTAGTAATCGAAAACGAACTGATCAAAAAAGTCTGCCCTATATCTGAATTGCCAGAAGGAATTGAGGTTCGCAACCTAGACGGAGCAAACCTAAGCCCAGGTTTCATTGACCTACAACTGAATGGTTGTGGTGGTGTAATGCTGAACGATGAGATCACTGCAAACACTATGCAGATCATGCACAAAGCAAACCTGAAATCAGGCTGTACTAGCTTCCTGCCTACGCTTATCACCTCTTCAGACGAAGATATGCGTGCAGTTATCACGGCAGCTCGTGAATACCACAATCAGTACCAAAACCAGTCTTTAGGTCTTCACCTTGAAGGTCCGTACCTAAACGTTGCGAAAAAAGGCATTCACAGCGTCGATCACATTCGTAAATCTGATAACGAGATGATTGAGCTTATCTGTGAAAACAGCGACCTTGTTGCAAAAGTAACTTTGGCGCCTGAACTTAACGATCCTGAACACATTGAACGTCTTCAGAAAGCGGGCGTGGTGGTTTCTATTGGCCACACCAACGCAACTTATGCAGAAGCACGTCAAGGTTTTGAATCTGGTATTACTTTCGCGACTCACCTATTCAATGCAATGACACCTATGGTTGGCCGCGAGCCAGGCGTTGTTGGCGCGATTTACGATACACCAGAAGTATACGCAGGTATCATCGCCGATGGCTTCCACGTTGATTACGCAAACATTCGAATTGCGCACAAAATCAAGGGAGAAAAGCTCGTATTAGTGACGGACGCCACAGCTCCTGCAGGTGCTGACATGGAATACTTTATTTTTGTCGGTAAGAAAGTATATTACCGGGATGGTAAGTGTGTTGATGAAAACGGCACACTGGGCGGCTCAGCTCTGACTATGATTGAAGCAGTTCAGAATACAGTTGAGCACGCTGGTATCGCTTTAGACGAAGCTCTTCGCATGGCTACGCTATACCCAGCTACGGCTATCGGTGTAGAAAGCAAGCTAGGTCGAATCAAAAAAGGCATGGTTGCAAACCTAGCTGTATTTGACCGAGACTTTAACGTTAAAGCGACTGTTGTTAATGGACAATACGAGCACAATTAA
- the asnB gene encoding asparagine synthase B, with amino-acid sequence MCSVFGILDIKSDAAALRPIALEMSKKLRHRGPDWSGIYAGEKAILAHERLAIVGLNSGAQPLYSQDKKHILAVNGEIYNHKELRARYEDKYQFQTDSDCEVILALYQEMGADLLEELNGIFAFVLYDEEKDEYLVGRDHIGIIPLYQGYDEHGNYYVASEMKALVPVCKTISEFPPGSFYSSKDAEPQRYYIRDWNEYAAVQGNSTSKEELTEALEAAVKRQLMTDVPYGVLLSGGLDSSITSAVAKRYAAMRIEDDEQSEAWWPQLHSFAVGLEGAPDLIAAREVADKIGTVHHEMTYTIQEGLDAIRDVIYHIETYDVTTIRASTPMYLLARKIKAMGIKMVLSGEGADEIFGGYLYFHKAPNAKEFHEETVRKLLALNMFDCARANKSLAAWGVEGRVPFLDKEFIDVAMRLNPEDKMCGNGKMEKHILRECFEDYLPDSIAWRQKEQFSDGVGYDWIDTLKATAEAKVTDKQMETAQFRFPYNTPTTKEGYAYREIFEELFPLESAAECVPGGPSVACSSAKAIEWDESFQNCVDPSGRAVQAVHNDAYNA; translated from the coding sequence ATGTGTTCAGTATTTGGCATTCTCGACATTAAAAGTGATGCCGCAGCACTTCGCCCAATTGCTTTAGAAATGTCTAAAAAGCTTCGTCACCGCGGTCCTGACTGGTCTGGTATTTATGCTGGTGAAAAAGCAATCCTTGCTCACGAGCGTTTAGCTATCGTTGGTTTAAACAGTGGTGCTCAACCACTATACAGCCAGGATAAAAAGCATATTCTTGCAGTAAACGGCGAAATCTATAACCACAAAGAACTTCGTGCACGCTACGAAGACAAGTACCAATTCCAGACAGATTCTGACTGTGAAGTGATTCTTGCGCTGTACCAAGAAATGGGTGCCGACCTACTAGAAGAACTTAACGGTATTTTCGCCTTCGTTTTATACGATGAAGAGAAAGACGAATACCTAGTAGGCCGTGACCACATCGGTATCATCCCGCTTTACCAAGGCTACGATGAACACGGTAACTACTACGTTGCTTCAGAAATGAAAGCACTGGTTCCAGTATGTAAAACAATCAGTGAGTTCCCTCCTGGTAGCTTCTACTCTTCTAAAGATGCAGAGCCACAACGTTACTACATTCGTGATTGGAACGAATATGCGGCAGTTCAAGGCAACAGCACAAGCAAAGAAGAACTGACTGAAGCACTAGAAGCAGCGGTTAAACGCCAACTAATGACTGACGTACCTTACGGTGTACTTCTATCGGGTGGTCTAGATTCATCAATTACTTCAGCAGTAGCGAAACGTTATGCTGCAATGCGTATTGAAGATGATGAGCAATCTGAAGCTTGGTGGCCACAACTGCACTCGTTTGCTGTTGGCTTAGAAGGTGCGCCAGATCTTATCGCTGCTCGTGAAGTGGCTGACAAGATCGGTACTGTGCACCACGAGATGACGTACACAATTCAGGAAGGCCTAGACGCAATCCGTGACGTTATCTACCACATCGAGACTTACGATGTAACGACAATTCGTGCATCAACTCCGATGTACTTGCTAGCTCGTAAGATCAAAGCGATGGGCATCAAAATGGTACTTTCAGGTGAAGGTGCGGATGAAATCTTCGGCGGTTACCTGTATTTCCATAAAGCGCCAAACGCTAAAGAGTTCCACGAAGAAACAGTACGTAAACTGCTGGCTCTGAACATGTTTGACTGTGCTCGTGCGAACAAATCGTTGGCAGCATGGGGCGTTGAAGGTCGTGTACCATTCTTGGACAAAGAGTTCATCGATGTGGCAATGCGTTTGAACCCTGAAGACAAGATGTGTGGTAACGGTAAGATGGAGAAACACATCCTACGTGAGTGTTTTGAAGACTACCTACCAGATTCAATCGCTTGGCGTCAAAAAGAGCAATTCTCTGACGGCGTTGGCTACGATTGGATTGATACATTGAAGGCAACTGCCGAAGCGAAAGTAACGGATAAGCAAATGGAAACAGCTCAGTTCCGTTTCCCTTACAACACGCCAACAACCAAAGAAGGTTACGCTTACCGTGAAATCTTTGAAGAGTTGTTCCCGCTAGAGTCAGCAGCAGAGTGTGTACCTGGTGGTCCATCTGTGGCTTGTTCATCAGCAAAAGCTATCGAATGGGATGAGTCTTTCCAAAACTGTGTTGACCCATCTGGCCGTGCAGTACAAGCCGTTCACAACGATGCTTACAACGCTTAA
- a CDS encoding cation:proton antiporter family protein, with amino-acid sequence MELILISTAFIAGFIALKCHLPPLVGFLVAGFGLFAFGFETNDTIITLADLGVTLLLFTIGLKLDIKTLLSKEIWAGATIHNLLSTLFFAAALFGFKFLGISSLAAMSVEQIVLLGFALSFSSTVFAVKTLQEKGEMNATYGTLAIGILVMQDIFAVVFLTASTGKIPEWYAIALFALPLLRPLFYKVLDWVGHGEMLVLSGIFFALVVGAGLFHLVGVKPDLGALVLGMLLAGHPKASELSKSLFNLKELFLVCFFLNIGLSEQPTIQGFMLAILFLLMLPVKGVLYFLVLNRFKFRVRTSLLASLSLFNYSEFGLIVGGLAFKMGWMSGDILVAVAIAVSLSFLIAAPLNRAGHKLYQQSGKWLKEHASEKLNQRDKRIDPGRAQVLILGMGRIGTGAYDELRSRYGKVSLGVEVREEAAHNHRSHGRNVISGDATDPDFWERILDTANVKLVILAMPHHQGNQTALDQLKSRNFKGQIAAIAEYPDQLETLKENGVDAAFNIYSEAGSGFARHVCEQLNPNINKI; translated from the coding sequence ATGGAACTTATATTAATATCCACTGCGTTTATCGCAGGATTTATTGCTTTAAAGTGTCACCTTCCCCCATTAGTTGGTTTTTTGGTTGCAGGCTTTGGGCTTTTTGCCTTTGGCTTTGAAACCAACGACACCATCATTACTTTAGCTGACCTTGGTGTCACACTGCTTCTATTTACTATCGGCTTAAAACTCGACATCAAAACCCTACTCTCTAAAGAGATCTGGGCTGGCGCGACAATCCACAACCTTTTGTCCACTCTGTTTTTCGCCGCCGCCCTGTTTGGTTTTAAGTTCTTAGGCATTTCATCGTTGGCCGCCATGTCGGTAGAACAGATCGTTCTGCTCGGTTTTGCTCTTTCCTTCTCAAGTACGGTATTTGCGGTTAAGACTCTGCAAGAGAAAGGTGAGATGAATGCGACTTACGGAACGTTGGCGATTGGTATCTTGGTCATGCAGGATATCTTTGCCGTCGTATTCCTAACGGCTTCTACCGGCAAAATACCTGAGTGGTATGCGATTGCTCTGTTTGCCCTGCCTTTATTACGCCCACTGTTCTACAAGGTGCTCGATTGGGTTGGTCACGGCGAGATGCTGGTTCTGTCCGGCATCTTCTTCGCATTAGTCGTCGGTGCTGGTTTATTCCATTTGGTTGGTGTGAAACCAGATCTGGGTGCTCTTGTTCTAGGTATGTTACTTGCTGGTCACCCAAAAGCCTCAGAGTTATCAAAATCGCTGTTTAATCTTAAAGAGCTTTTCCTTGTCTGTTTCTTCTTGAACATTGGTTTGTCAGAGCAACCAACCATTCAAGGCTTTATGCTTGCAATCTTGTTCTTGCTGATGCTGCCAGTGAAAGGTGTTCTCTACTTCTTGGTGCTCAACCGTTTCAAGTTCCGTGTTCGAACGTCTCTACTCGCCTCATTATCACTGTTTAACTACAGCGAATTTGGCCTCATCGTTGGTGGTCTTGCCTTCAAGATGGGTTGGATGTCGGGCGATATCCTAGTTGCGGTAGCCATTGCGGTTTCACTCTCGTTCTTAATCGCTGCACCTTTAAACCGAGCTGGTCACAAGCTTTATCAGCAGTCAGGTAAATGGCTGAAAGAGCATGCGTCAGAAAAGCTTAATCAACGTGATAAACGAATTGACCCAGGTCGAGCACAAGTGCTTATTCTTGGTATGGGCCGAATTGGTACTGGTGCTTATGACGAATTACGCTCTCGCTATGGCAAAGTCAGCCTAGGTGTCGAAGTTCGTGAAGAAGCAGCACACAACCACAGAAGTCATGGCAGAAACGTGATTTCTGGCGACGCGACTGACCCGGACTTCTGGGAACGCATCTTAGATACCGCCAATGTAAAATTAGTGATCTTGGCGATGCCTCACCACCAAGGTAACCAAACTGCTTTAGACCAGTTGAAATCTCGAAACTTCAAAGGTCAAATTGCGGCGATTGCTGAATATCCGGATCAACTCGAAACGCTCAAAGAAAACGGTGTTGATGCGGCATTTAACATTTATAGCGAAGCCGGTAGTGGTTTTGCTCGTCACGTATGTGAACAGTTAAACCCAAACATCAATAAAATCTAA
- the glnS gene encoding glutamine--tRNA ligase, whose amino-acid sequence MSEAEARPSNFIRQIIDKDLADGTHSSVHTRFPPEPNGYLHIGHAKSICLNFGIAQDYQGQCNLRFDDTNPEKEDVEYVESIKNDVSWLGFEWSGDICYSSNYFDTLYAYAVELINKGLAYVDELSPEQIREYRGTLKEPGKASPYRDRSPEENLALFEKMRDGGFEEGKACLRAKIDMSSSFMVMRDPVIYRVRFAHHHQTGDKWCIYPMYDFTHCISDALEGITHSICTLEFQDNRRLYDWVLDNITIDCQPRQYEFSRLNLEYTVMSKRKLNQLVVENLVQGWDDPRMPTISGLRRRGFTSASIREFCKRIGVTKQENMIEFGSLESCIRDDLNENAPRAMAVLDPVKIVIENYDADKVETLTVANHPNKPEMGTREVPFTREVWIERDDFREEANKKYKRLVLGKEVRLRGAYVIKAERIEKDAEGNITTIFCSYDNETLGKNPADGRKVKGVIHWVSADKALPAEIRLYDRLFTVANPAAADDFAATLNPESLVTLNGFVEPSLAEGAAEQAYQFERTGYFCVDSKDSKADALVFNRTVGLRDTWGKTEA is encoded by the coding sequence ATGAGTGAAGCTGAGGCTCGTCCATCGAATTTCATTCGCCAAATTATCGATAAAGATTTAGCGGATGGTACACACAGTAGCGTGCATACTCGTTTCCCGCCGGAGCCGAACGGCTACCTGCACATTGGTCACGCTAAATCTATTTGCTTGAATTTTGGTATTGCTCAGGACTACCAGGGACAATGTAATCTTCGTTTCGATGATACAAACCCTGAAAAAGAAGACGTTGAATACGTTGAGTCAATTAAGAATGATGTAAGCTGGTTAGGCTTTGAATGGTCTGGTGACATTTGTTACTCATCAAACTACTTCGATACGCTTTACGCTTATGCTGTGGAATTAATTAATAAAGGCTTAGCGTACGTTGACGAGCTAAGTCCTGAGCAGATCCGTGAATACCGTGGCACGCTAAAAGAGCCAGGTAAAGCGAGCCCGTACCGTGACCGTAGCCCAGAAGAGAACCTAGCGTTATTTGAAAAAATGCGTGATGGTGGCTTTGAAGAAGGTAAAGCGTGTCTACGTGCTAAGATCGACATGAGCTCTTCATTCATGGTGATGCGCGATCCTGTTATCTACCGTGTTCGTTTTGCTCACCACCATCAGACGGGTGACAAGTGGTGCATTTACCCAATGTACGACTTTACTCACTGTATCTCTGATGCGTTAGAAGGTATTACGCACTCTATATGTACGCTTGAATTCCAAGACAACCGTCGTTTGTACGATTGGGTTCTAGATAACATCACGATCGATTGCCAACCTCGTCAGTACGAGTTTAGCCGTCTGAATCTTGAATACACAGTGATGTCTAAGCGTAAGCTGAACCAACTTGTGGTTGAAAACCTAGTTCAAGGTTGGGATGACCCACGTATGCCTACTATCTCTGGTCTACGTCGTCGTGGTTTCACTTCTGCGTCTATCCGTGAATTCTGTAAGCGTATCGGTGTGACGAAACAAGAGAACATGATTGAATTCGGTTCACTTGAGTCTTGTATCCGTGACGATCTAAACGAAAATGCACCTCGTGCAATGGCCGTTCTGGATCCAGTTAAGATCGTGATTGAAAACTACGATGCGGATAAAGTAGAGACACTAACGGTTGCTAACCACCCGAACAAACCTGAAATGGGCACTCGTGAAGTACCATTTACTCGTGAAGTGTGGATTGAGCGTGATGACTTCCGTGAAGAAGCAAACAAGAAATACAAGCGTTTGGTTCTAGGTAAAGAAGTTCGTCTACGTGGTGCTTACGTGATTAAAGCTGAGCGTATCGAGAAAGATGCGGAAGGCAACATTACGACTATCTTCTGTTCTTACGACAACGAAACACTAGGTAAGAACCCTGCTGATGGCCGTAAAGTGAAAGGTGTTATCCACTGGGTATCTGCTGATAAAGCACTGCCTGCTGAGATTCGTCTATACGATCGTCTATTCACTGTGGCAAATCCAGCCGCAGCTGATGACTTTGCAGCAACGCTTAACCCTGAGTCGCTTGTTACGCTAAACGGTTTTGTTGAGCCTAGCCTAGCGGAAGGTGCAGCAGAGCAAGCATACCAGTTTGAACGTACAGGTTACTTCTGCGTAGATTCGAAAGACTCTAAAGCAGACGCGCTAGTGTTCAACCGTACGGTTGGTCTACGTGATACTTGGGGTAAAACTGAAGCTTAA